The genomic interval CGACTTTGTTCATGAAGACGATGATGTAGGGCACGCCGACCTGACGGGCGAGCAGGATGTGCTCGCGGGTCTGGGGCATGGGGCCGTCAGCGGAGCTGACGACCAGGATGGCGCCGTCCATCTGGGCGGCTCCGGTGATCATGTTCTTGACGTAGTCGGCGTGACCGGGGCAGTCCACGTGGGAGTAGTGACGGCTGGGCGTCTGGTACTCGACGTGGGCGGTGTTGATGGTGATACCGCGGGCCTTTTCTTCGGGGGCCTTGTCGATCTGGTCGTAGGCGAGGGTTTCGATGGTGGGATCCATCGCGGCGGCCGTGAAGGTGATTGCGGCGGTGAGGGTGGTCTTGCCGTGGTCGACGTGACCGATCGTGCCGACGTTCACGTGGGGCTTGTTCCGCTCAAACGTTCCTTTTGCCATGAGTACTTCCTCCTGAAGGGGGTTTGCCTTTCAATGGGCAAGCCTTTGAACTATATCAAATGCTTGTGTGCAGCACTTGAGGAAAGACGCGACTTACCTTTCAGCAAGCCGCGTCTTTGTTCTGGAGCTTCTGGTCGGGATTGAACCGACGACCTCTCCCTTACCAAGGGAGTGCTCTACCACTGAGCTACAGAAGCACTTGGAGCGGGAAACGAGACTTGAACTCGCGACATTCAGCTTGGGAAGCTGACGCTCTACCAACTGAGCTATTCCCGCGTGAAACGTGGTGGGCAGGGGCGGATTCGAACCGCCGTACACTTACGTGAACAGATTTACAGTCTGTCGCCTTTAACCACTCGGCCACCTACCCATGTCTCGGCCCTGTTCGTTTGTCCCCGGGTGTGGGGTTTGGAGCCACCCATCGGAATCGAACCGACAACCTTCCGATTACAAGTCGGGTGCTCTACCAGTTGAGCTAGGGTGGCAGCACCATTCTTTACTTGGAAAGCTGAGGGAAAGACTTCCTCCGAGCTTTGCGGAAATGTGGCCTGGAGGCCGTTCACTTCCGGCTGTGAATAGTAGCAGCCCTCCCCCAGACGTGTCAACAAAAACGCGGAGGCGGTTGCTGACTCCTGCCCCAGTCTCTTATTTGGCCTCCTCTTTGGCGTGTGGAACGGCTGGCCGTAACCCTGCACTCCATCTATGAACGCTG from Deinococcus fonticola carries:
- a CDS encoding GTP-binding protein; translated protein: MAKGTFERNKPHVNVGTIGHVDHGKTTLTAAITFTAAAMDPTIETLAYDQIDKAPEEKARGITINTAHVEYQTPSRHYSHVDCPGHADYVKNMITGAAQMDGAILVVSSADGPMPQTREHILLARQVGVPYIIVFMNKV